Proteins from a single region of Desulfolutivibrio sulfoxidireducens:
- the nifD gene encoding nitrogenase molybdenum-iron protein alpha chain, whose protein sequence is MSTTPKNIEELKKELLDKMPTKVARKRDKGIVPGAGSGEAIPVIQANVRTIPGILTQRGCTYAGCKGVVLGPTRDIVNLTHGPIGCGFYSWLTRRNQTDAGPDGDNYMTYCCSTDMTENDIVFGGEKKLRAAIREAYDNLHPKTISIFATCPVGLIGDDIHAVARQMQDELGITVFANSCEGYKGVSQSAGHHIANNQIFRHIIGTDETPVEGKYKINLLGEYNIGGDAFEIERIFEKCGITLLATFSGNSSIQQFRQAHHADLNTVMCHRSLNYVAEMMETKFGIPWMKINFIGAEATAKSLRRIATYFEDPELMARVEEVIAEELPPVAAAAAEVFPRTAGKTAMLFVGGSRAHHYQELFREIGMETLAAGYEFAHRDDYEGRQVLPTIKVDADSRNIEELEIEPDPTRYRPRKTPEQIKALEDKDLRFKVYEGMIGEMKKEALIIDDINQYETHRLIELLKPDIFCAGIKEKYIIQKMGVPMKQLHNYDMGGPYAGFKGAINWYHEIDRLVNTKVWSLIKAPWRETGPELEAGYVDA, encoded by the coding sequence ATGAGCACGACTCCCAAGAACATCGAGGAGCTCAAGAAGGAGCTTTTGGACAAGATGCCCACCAAGGTCGCGCGCAAGCGGGACAAGGGCATCGTCCCAGGAGCCGGTTCCGGCGAGGCCATCCCCGTGATCCAGGCCAACGTCCGCACCATCCCCGGCATTCTGACCCAGCGCGGCTGCACCTATGCCGGGTGCAAGGGCGTGGTGCTCGGGCCCACCCGGGACATCGTCAACCTGACCCACGGCCCCATCGGCTGCGGCTTCTATTCCTGGCTCACCCGCCGCAACCAGACCGACGCCGGGCCTGACGGCGACAACTACATGACCTACTGCTGCTCCACGGACATGACCGAGAACGACATCGTCTTCGGCGGCGAAAAAAAGCTGCGCGCGGCCATCCGTGAGGCCTACGACAACCTGCATCCGAAGACCATCTCGATCTTCGCCACCTGTCCCGTGGGCCTTATCGGCGACGACATCCACGCCGTGGCCCGCCAGATGCAAGACGAGCTGGGCATCACCGTGTTCGCCAACTCCTGCGAGGGCTACAAGGGCGTGTCCCAGTCCGCCGGGCACCACATCGCCAACAACCAGATATTTAGGCACATCATCGGCACGGACGAGACCCCGGTCGAAGGCAAGTACAAGATCAACCTGCTCGGCGAATACAACATCGGCGGCGACGCCTTCGAGATCGAACGCATCTTCGAGAAGTGCGGCATCACCCTTCTGGCCACCTTCTCGGGCAACTCCAGCATCCAGCAGTTCCGCCAGGCCCACCACGCCGACCTCAATACCGTCATGTGCCACCGGTCCCTCAACTACGTGGCCGAGATGATGGAGACCAAGTTCGGCATCCCCTGGATGAAGATCAACTTCATCGGGGCCGAGGCCACGGCCAAGTCGCTTCGGCGCATCGCGACCTACTTCGAGGACCCCGAGCTCATGGCCCGGGTGGAGGAGGTCATCGCCGAGGAGCTGCCGCCGGTTGCGGCCGCGGCGGCCGAGGTTTTTCCCCGCACCGCGGGCAAGACGGCCATGCTCTTCGTCGGCGGCTCACGGGCCCACCACTACCAGGAGCTTTTCCGCGAGATCGGCATGGAGACCCTGGCCGCGGGCTACGAGTTCGCCCACCGCGACGACTACGAAGGCCGCCAGGTGCTGCCCACCATCAAGGTGGACGCCGACTCGCGCAACATCGAGGAACTGGAGATCGAACCCGATCCCACGCGCTACCGGCCCAGAAAGACCCCGGAGCAGATCAAGGCCCTGGAGGACAAGGACCTCCGCTTCAAGGTCTACGAAGGGATGATCGGCGAGATGAAAAAGGAAGCGCTCATCATCGACGACATCAACCAGTACGAGACGCACCGGCTGATCGAACTCTTGAAGCCGGACATCTTTTGCGCGGGCATCAAGGAAAAGTACATCATCCAGAAGATGGGCGTGCCGATGAAGCAGCTCCACAACTACGACATGGGCGGCCCCTACGCCGGATTTAAGGGGGCCATCAACTGGTACCACGAGATCGACCGACTGGTGAACACCAAGGTCTGGAGCCTGATCAAGGCCCCCTGGCGGGAGACCGGTCCCGAGCTCGAGGCCGGCTACGTGGACGCCTGA
- a CDS encoding P-II family nitrogen regulator, which produces MLTMVRAIVRPEKTDDVLSALMDAGFPAVTKFNVAGRGKQRGIKIGEIHYDELPKTMLICVVKDDDKDYVIKTIMESARTGKQGSFGDGKIFVSPVEEMYTISSGTKES; this is translated from the coding sequence ATGTTGACCATGGTGAGAGCCATCGTGCGCCCTGAAAAAACCGACGACGTCCTTTCCGCCCTCATGGACGCCGGGTTCCCGGCCGTGACCAAGTTCAACGTGGCCGGGCGCGGCAAGCAGCGCGGCATCAAGATCGGCGAGATCCACTACGACGAGCTCCCCAAGACCATGCTCATCTGCGTGGTCAAGGACGACGACAAGGACTACGTCATAAAGACCATCATGGAGAGCGCCCGGACCGGCAAGCAGGGCTCCTTCGGCGACGGCAAGATCTTCGTGAGCCCGGTTGAGGAGATGTACACCATATCGTCGGGCACGAAGGAATCCTAA
- the nifH gene encoding nitrogenase iron protein produces MRKIAIYGKGGIGKSTTTQNTVAGLAEMGKKIMVVGCDPKADSTRLLLHGLAQKSVLDSLREEGEDVELDDILKEGFGGIMCTESGGPEPGVGCAGRGIITAINMLEQLGAYEADKKLDYAFYDVLGDVVCGGFAMPIRDGKAEEIYIVCSGEMMAMYAANNICKGIVKYANTGGVRLGGIICNSRKVDNEQEMIEELCRQLGTQMIHFMPRDNMVQKAEIHRKTVIDYDPTHPQADEYRTLARKIDENKMFVIPNPLDMNRLEKMLIDFGIAN; encoded by the coding sequence ATGCGCAAGATAGCGATTTACGGCAAGGGCGGCATCGGTAAATCCACGACCACGCAGAACACGGTGGCCGGCCTGGCCGAGATGGGCAAGAAGATCATGGTGGTGGGGTGCGACCCCAAGGCCGACTCCACCCGGTTGCTCCTGCACGGGCTGGCCCAGAAATCGGTCCTCGACTCCCTGCGCGAGGAGGGCGAGGACGTGGAACTCGACGACATCCTCAAGGAAGGCTTCGGCGGCATCATGTGCACCGAATCCGGCGGCCCCGAACCGGGCGTGGGCTGTGCCGGCCGGGGGATCATCACCGCCATCAACATGCTTGAACAGCTCGGGGCCTACGAGGCGGACAAGAAGCTCGACTACGCCTTCTACGACGTCCTGGGCGACGTGGTCTGCGGCGGATTCGCCATGCCGATCCGCGACGGCAAGGCCGAGGAGATCTACATCGTGTGTTCCGGCGAGATGATGGCCATGTACGCGGCCAACAACATCTGCAAGGGCATCGTGAAGTACGCGAACACCGGCGGGGTGCGCCTGGGCGGCATCATCTGCAACAGCCGCAAGGTGGACAACGAACAGGAGATGATCGAGGAGTTGTGCCGCCAGCTCGGCACCCAGATGATCCACTTCATGCCCCGCGACAACATGGTGCAGAAGGCCGAGATCCACCGCAAGACGGTCATCGACTACGATCCGACCCATCCCCAGGCCGACGAATACCGGACCTTGGCCAGAAAGATCGACGAGAACAAGATGTTCGTGATCCCCAACCCCCTGGACATGAACCGGCTGGAAAAGATGCTCATCGACTTCGGCATCGCCAACTAG
- a CDS encoding type II toxin-antitoxin system HicA family toxin codes for MKNKEFLRRLRRHGVELIEGKGKGGHVWAIHNGMKTTIPVHGGRDMDPDFLKDICKQLGLAPKDVL; via the coding sequence GTGAAGAACAAGGAATTTCTCAGACGCCTGCGCCGTCACGGCGTTGAACTCATCGAGGGCAAGGGCAAGGGCGGCCACGTCTGGGCCATTCACAACGGCATGAAAACCACGATCCCGGTTCACGGCGGCCGGGACATGGACCCTGACTTTCTCAAGGATATTTGCAAGCAACTAGGTCTTGCCCCCAAGGACGTGCTGTAA
- a CDS encoding type II toxin-antitoxin system HicB family antitoxin has translation MYTYPVTLKTLGNGDVMASFPDVPEAVTYGENEAFALEWAQDALHVALAGYMDDHRDIPPASTPAPGQPTVGPSPLTRIKLAIYQAMRDQGISQLRLAGLLHRDARQVRRILDLDHQSTLNQLVDAAAVLGFRLDVALCKADADDVLPAVPATGLGTAAPARQC, from the coding sequence ATGTACACCTATCCCGTCACCCTGAAGACGCTTGGCAACGGCGACGTCATGGCCTCGTTTCCGGACGTCCCCGAGGCTGTCACCTACGGAGAGAACGAGGCCTTCGCCCTGGAATGGGCCCAGGACGCCCTGCATGTGGCCCTGGCCGGATATATGGACGATCATCGGGACATTCCGCCCGCTTCCACGCCGGCCCCGGGGCAGCCCACCGTCGGCCCCTCCCCCCTGACGCGGATCAAGCTGGCCATCTATCAGGCCATGCGCGACCAGGGCATCTCCCAACTCCGCCTCGCCGGGCTTTTGCACCGCGACGCCCGGCAGGTGCGGCGCATTCTCGATCTCGATCACCAATCCACCCTCAACCAGCTCGTGGACGCGGCCGCCGTGCTGGGGTTTCGGCTGGATGTCGCGCTTTGCAAAGCGGATGCGGACGACGTCTTGCCCGCCGTGCCCGCTACGGGCTTGGGGACGGCAGCCCCGGCGCGTCAGTGCTGA
- a CDS encoding omptin family outer membrane protease, which produces MTIGRKSRCIGVVLAFLLVAACAPGRAQAEADDPNWSVTLKTKFLFNSHTSYEFGNPFSPFQSPLSRLEFPLESVWGGLEVRRRLGRLSAGVEYLSSVSDQDAGTFRDSDWDDDEVPTRLSVYSESQCRMRPSYQLAADIDMQVADLLTLPAGFGVRPMLGFRFQRFSFMAHDGTQYEYNTFGTVNVVDPLPGDSISFKQDWYQLVAGLRLGYEWDRPPVLHRIAITSQVDWSYVFGRNLDRHLLRGDRTTREKTAGNAWHATLGVMFGLTESLDLGVEGEYLCIDTRGSHTWREEGQSMTWSHGVRVWSEQSSVSVKVAYRF; this is translated from the coding sequence GTGACCATAGGGCGGAAAAGTCGGTGTATCGGGGTGGTTCTGGCGTTCCTACTGGTTGCGGCCTGTGCGCCGGGGCGCGCCCAAGCCGAGGCCGACGACCCGAACTGGTCCGTCACCCTCAAGACGAAATTTCTGTTCAACAGCCATACGTCCTATGAATTCGGCAATCCATTCTCGCCCTTCCAAAGTCCGCTCAGCCGCCTCGAATTCCCCCTCGAATCCGTGTGGGGCGGGCTTGAGGTGCGCCGGCGGTTGGGCCGCCTGTCCGCCGGCGTGGAATACCTCTCCAGCGTGTCCGATCAGGACGCCGGCACCTTCCGGGATTCCGACTGGGACGACGACGAGGTGCCGACCCGGTTGTCGGTCTACAGCGAGTCGCAGTGTCGGATGCGGCCGAGCTACCAACTGGCGGCGGATATCGACATGCAGGTGGCCGATCTCTTGACCCTGCCCGCCGGGTTCGGGGTGCGCCCCATGCTGGGGTTTCGCTTCCAGCGTTTCTCCTTCATGGCCCACGACGGCACCCAGTATGAATACAATACGTTCGGCACGGTCAATGTGGTCGACCCGCTGCCCGGCGACAGCATCTCTTTCAAGCAGGATTGGTATCAGCTCGTCGCCGGCCTGCGCCTGGGCTACGAGTGGGACAGGCCGCCGGTGCTGCACCGGATCGCGATCACGTCGCAGGTGGACTGGAGTTACGTGTTCGGGCGCAACCTGGACCGGCATCTGCTGCGCGGCGACCGCACCACGCGCGAAAAAACCGCCGGAAACGCCTGGCACGCCACCCTGGGGGTGATGTTCGGGCTGACCGAGAGCCTGGATCTCGGGGTGGAGGGGGAATATCTGTGCATCGACACCCGGGGAAGCCACACCTGGCGCGAGGAGGGCCAAAGCATGACCTGGTCGCACGGGGTCCGGGTGTGGTCCGAGCAGTCCTCGGTTTCGGTCAAGGTCGCCTATCGGTTTTAA
- the nifK gene encoding nitrogenase molybdenum-iron protein subunit beta encodes MALLRHTLPEIKERAALTVNPAKTCQPIGAMYAALGVRGCMPHSHGSQGCCAYHRSTLTRHYKEPIVAGTSSFTEGSSVFGGQSNLLQAIDNIFTIYEPDVIAVHTTCLSETIGDDLRQISQKAKDDGKIPDGKHVIYCNTPSYVGTHVTGYANMVKGILKGFVKKTGTPTGKVNIIPGFCEPSDMAEMRRLCGMLGVPITMVPDTDGVVNGPLTGTYEMFPKAGTTPAEVAGMGDATGSIGLGRWATADAVNFLDAEYKVPGKIVDLPLGIQATDRFVNTLRTMAGVPVPASVDFERGQVVDAISDYIQYLHGKKVALAGDPDQILPLVEFLLTLGMIPAYVVTGTGGKLFDERMTELLADAPYACKYKNGEQADMFLLHQWIKQEPVDLLIGNTYMKYIARDEDIPLVRHGFPILDRMGHQYFPSVGYMGALRLIEKITGAIMDRMDRDAPETSFELQM; translated from the coding sequence ATGGCCCTTCTCAGACATACCCTTCCGGAAATCAAGGAGCGCGCGGCGCTCACCGTCAATCCGGCCAAGACCTGCCAGCCCATCGGCGCCATGTACGCGGCCCTGGGCGTGCGCGGCTGCATGCCGCACAGCCATGGGTCCCAGGGATGCTGCGCCTACCACCGCTCCACCCTGACCCGGCATTACAAGGAACCCATCGTGGCCGGCACCAGTTCCTTCACCGAAGGCTCCTCGGTCTTCGGCGGCCAGTCGAACCTGCTGCAGGCCATCGACAATATCTTCACCATCTACGAGCCCGACGTCATCGCCGTGCATACCACCTGCCTGTCCGAGACCATCGGCGACGACCTGCGCCAGATCTCGCAAAAGGCCAAGGACGACGGCAAGATTCCCGACGGCAAGCATGTGATCTACTGCAACACCCCAAGCTACGTCGGCACCCATGTCACGGGCTACGCCAACATGGTCAAGGGCATCCTCAAGGGCTTCGTGAAAAAGACCGGAACGCCCACGGGCAAGGTGAACATCATCCCGGGATTTTGCGAGCCCTCGGACATGGCCGAGATGCGCCGCCTGTGCGGCATGCTGGGGGTTCCCATCACCATGGTCCCGGACACCGACGGCGTGGTCAACGGCCCCCTGACCGGCACCTACGAGATGTTCCCCAAGGCCGGGACCACGCCTGCGGAGGTGGCCGGAATGGGCGACGCCACAGGCTCCATCGGCCTTGGCCGCTGGGCCACGGCCGACGCGGTCAACTTCCTGGACGCCGAATACAAGGTGCCCGGCAAGATCGTGGACCTGCCCCTCGGCATCCAGGCCACGGACCGGTTCGTGAACACCCTGCGCACGATGGCCGGCGTCCCGGTACCCGCCAGCGTGGACTTCGAGCGCGGCCAGGTGGTGGACGCCATCTCCGACTACATCCAGTACCTGCATGGCAAGAAGGTGGCCCTGGCCGGCGATCCGGACCAGATCCTGCCCCTGGTGGAGTTCCTTCTGACCCTGGGCATGATCCCGGCCTACGTGGTCACGGGAACCGGCGGCAAGCTCTTCGACGAGCGCATGACCGAACTGCTTGCGGACGCGCCCTACGCCTGCAAGTACAAAAACGGCGAGCAGGCCGACATGTTCCTTCTGCACCAGTGGATCAAGCAGGAGCCCGTCGATCTTCTGATCGGCAACACCTACATGAAATACATCGCCCGGGACGAGGACATCCCGCTGGTGCGCCACGGCTTCCCCATCCTGGACCGCATGGGCCACCAGTACTTCCCGAGCGTGGGCTACATGGGGGCGCTGCGGCTGATCGAGAAGATCACCGGGGCGATCATGGACCGCATGGACCGCGACGCCCCCGAGACCTCCTTCGAACTGCAGATGTAA
- a CDS encoding P-II family nitrogen regulator — translation MKEVTAIIRMNKMNQTKKALADAGIPAFVALECLGRGRGLINQAVLQGAAEGNEEAIALLGTKGRLYPKRMVTVVVPDADVAKVVETIMAVNRSGKAGDGKIMVMPISDSVRVRTGEAGEAAVS, via the coding sequence ATGAAGGAAGTCACGGCGATCATCCGCATGAACAAGATGAACCAGACCAAAAAGGCCCTGGCCGACGCGGGCATCCCGGCCTTCGTGGCCCTGGAGTGCCTGGGGCGGGGACGCGGCCTGATCAACCAGGCCGTGCTTCAGGGCGCGGCCGAGGGCAACGAGGAGGCCATCGCCCTTCTGGGCACCAAGGGCCGTCTCTACCCCAAACGCATGGTCACGGTGGTGGTTCCGGACGCGGACGTGGCAAAGGTGGTGGAGACCATCATGGCCGTGAACCGCTCGGGCAAGGCCGGCGACGGCAAGATCATGGTCATGCCCATAAGCGATTCCGTGCGGGTGCGCACGGGCGAGGCCGGCGAGGCCGCCGTCTCCTGA
- a CDS encoding (2Fe-2S) ferredoxin domain-containing protein, with the protein MEKPKHLILCCASFRMKGEPKGICHKKGSHSLMGYMEEGVLDRGLDARVVSTGCMKQCEDGPVVVVMPENYWYRGIDSEDAVDEILDALEGGEAAEDRLFT; encoded by the coding sequence ATGGAGAAGCCAAAACATCTCATCCTGTGCTGTGCCAGCTTCCGGATGAAGGGAGAGCCCAAGGGCATCTGCCACAAGAAGGGATCGCATTCGCTCATGGGATACATGGAGGAAGGGGTGCTGGACCGGGGACTCGACGCCCGGGTGGTCAGCACGGGGTGCATGAAGCAGTGTGAGGACGGCCCGGTTGTGGTCGTGATGCCCGAGAACTACTGGTACCGGGGCATCGACAGCGAGGACGCCGTGGACGAGATCCTGGACGCCCTGGAAGGCGGCGAGGCGGCCGAGGATCGTCTTTTCACCTAA